In Deferribacter desulfuricans SSM1, the following are encoded in one genomic region:
- the argS gene encoding arginine--tRNA ligase: MENRIKELIENALDKLGVNNFNDFIIEIPKDSKNGDFATNVAMKLAKVFKKNPRDIASDLVTNIEKDNFIDKIEIAGPGFINFFINKKYFESIIEQVLKDENYFVLDFGENKRVLVEFVSANPTGPLHIGHGRGAAYGDTLARLLRVAGFQVEKEYYINDAGNQMKMLGDSIVTRYKQLVNGKIEEMQDGYRGEYIIDIAKKIYEEYGDSLLDDPEKCFNICFKTGLDEIMKSIVDDLDDFRVSFDRWFSEKSLFEKGVVDKALSILDENGYLYEKDGAVWFKSTSFGDEKDRVVKKADGSYTYFASDIAYHLNKIERGYDLFVNVWGADHHGYMNRMFGALKALGAPDDILKIVLIQMVNLVKGGERISMSTRAGEFITLRWLIDEVGADAARFFYLMRDHNAQFDFDIDLAKSKSSDNPVYYVQYAHARVNSLFENAIEKGVEFRLAENLDKLTLDQEKEIIKKIDELKKVIKAAATHLEPHRISYYLQELASLFHNYYYNFKIISDDYELTNARLNLAKAVAKTIKFGLEILGVEAPEKM, translated from the coding sequence TTGGAAAATAGAATTAAAGAGCTAATAGAGAATGCATTAGACAAATTAGGGGTGAATAATTTTAATGATTTTATAATTGAGATACCAAAGGATAGTAAAAATGGTGATTTTGCAACAAATGTTGCAATGAAGCTTGCAAAGGTCTTTAAAAAGAATCCAAGAGATATAGCTTCTGATTTAGTTACTAATATAGAAAAAGATAATTTTATTGATAAAATAGAAATTGCAGGGCCTGGTTTTATAAACTTTTTTATAAACAAGAAATATTTTGAATCGATTATTGAGCAAGTTTTAAAAGATGAAAACTATTTTGTTTTAGATTTTGGCGAAAATAAAAGAGTATTAGTTGAGTTTGTAAGTGCAAATCCAACAGGCCCCCTTCATATTGGTCACGGTAGAGGAGCTGCATATGGAGATACTCTGGCCAGGTTATTAAGAGTAGCAGGATTTCAGGTTGAAAAAGAGTATTATATTAATGATGCTGGAAATCAGATGAAAATGCTTGGTGATAGTATTGTAACACGTTATAAGCAGCTTGTTAATGGAAAGATTGAAGAAATGCAAGATGGTTATCGTGGTGAATATATTATTGATATTGCTAAAAAGATTTATGAAGAATATGGGGATTCTTTATTAGACGATCCTGAAAAGTGTTTTAATATATGTTTTAAAACAGGTCTTGATGAAATAATGAAATCAATAGTGGACGATTTAGATGATTTTAGAGTTTCTTTTGATAGATGGTTTAGTGAAAAGTCCTTGTTTGAAAAAGGTGTAGTTGATAAAGCTTTGAGTATCCTTGATGAAAATGGTTATTTGTATGAAAAGGATGGTGCTGTTTGGTTTAAATCAACATCTTTTGGCGATGAAAAGGATCGAGTTGTAAAAAAAGCTGATGGTTCTTATACTTATTTTGCTTCAGATATAGCATATCACCTAAATAAAATCGAAAGAGGATATGATCTGTTTGTTAATGTTTGGGGTGCTGATCATCATGGTTATATGAATAGGATGTTTGGTGCTTTGAAAGCTTTGGGTGCTCCAGATGATATTTTGAAGATTGTTTTGATACAAATGGTTAATCTTGTTAAAGGTGGAGAAAGAATTTCTATGTCAACTAGAGCAGGGGAATTTATAACCCTGAGATGGCTTATAGATGAAGTGGGTGCTGATGCAGCAAGGTTCTTTTATCTAATGAGAGACCACAATGCTCAGTTTGATTTTGATATTGATTTGGCGAAATCGAAGTCTTCAGATAACCCCGTTTATTATGTGCAATATGCTCATGCAAGAGTAAACAGTTTGTTTGAGAATGCTATTGAAAAAGGGGTGGAATTTAGATTAGCGGAAAATTTGGATAAATTAACTCTTGATCAAGAAAAAGAGATAATAAAAAAGATTGATGAGCTGAAAAAAGTAATTAAGGCTGCAGCAACACATCTTGAACCGCATAGAATAAGTTATTATTTACAAGAGTTAGCTTCCCTGTTTCATAATTATTACTATAACTTTAAAATTATATCTGATGATTATGAGCTTACTAATGCAAGGTTAAATCTTGCAAAAGCAGTGGCAAAGACTATTAAATTTGGCCTTGAAATATTGGGTGTTGAAGCTCCGGAGAAAATGTAA
- a CDS encoding DUF4388 domain-containing protein codes for MSLKGNIQDFGLLDVLQLISQNQKSGVLHIYQDNNQFAEIYFNNGQLVDVKITSQEDDLKIGNYLVAKKIITEERLNELLEKQKKNPIRFGKLLLEENILTEKQLKEIYQNLTKSKLEKILSLEKGNYEFVAASIDYNNKEIEPIPLDSIILDTLKNIDEIKLFKKKLDNFDTVYQKETKLIDNVFLSQKQTEEPVIKKGDKFYLNIDAFTIFNLINSSNSIQDILKKSGLNEHIVLKTLFLLLNYGLIKPVKRDTTKEVKEKNKIINNIIYIFLFIIIVSLLIFNLTSLDTVKNTILFNDQLFKEVSNRNNDYLNFIFKIKSIENEEPVLYHNPKSLSWKK; via the coding sequence ATGAGTCTAAAAGGTAACATACAAGATTTTGGCTTATTAGATGTGCTACAATTAATATCGCAAAATCAAAAATCCGGTGTATTACACATTTATCAAGACAATAACCAGTTTGCTGAAATCTATTTTAACAACGGACAACTTGTTGATGTAAAAATAACTTCTCAAGAAGATGATTTGAAAATTGGCAATTATCTTGTAGCAAAAAAAATCATTACAGAAGAACGGTTAAACGAACTTTTAGAAAAACAGAAAAAAAATCCCATTAGATTTGGGAAATTGTTGTTAGAAGAAAATATATTAACTGAAAAACAACTTAAAGAAATCTATCAAAACCTCACAAAAAGTAAGCTTGAAAAAATCTTGAGTTTAGAAAAAGGTAATTATGAATTTGTTGCCGCAAGTATCGATTATAACAACAAAGAAATAGAACCAATACCTCTTGATTCAATTATCTTGGATACTTTAAAAAATATTGATGAAATAAAACTTTTTAAGAAAAAATTAGATAATTTTGACACTGTATATCAAAAAGAAACTAAACTAATTGATAACGTTTTTTTATCTCAAAAACAAACAGAAGAGCCAGTTATAAAAAAAGGTGATAAATTTTATTTGAATATAGATGCATTTACTATTTTTAATTTAATTAATAGCTCAAATAGTATCCAAGACATATTGAAAAAAAGTGGGCTAAATGAACATATTGTTTTAAAAACACTTTTTCTGCTATTAAATTATGGTTTAATAAAACCAGTTAAAAGGGATACAACCAAAGAAGTTAAAGAAAAAAATAAGATTATAAATAATATTATCTATATTTTTCTTTTCATAATCATAGTTTCATTATTAATTTTTAATCTAACTTCATTAGATACAGTAAAAAATACTATTCTTTTTAATGATCAGTTATTTAAAGAAGTCTCAAACAGAAATAATGACTATCTTAATTTTATTTTTAAAATAAAATCTATTGAAAATGAGGAACCAGTGTTATATCACAATCCTAAATCATTAAGTTGGAAAAAATAG
- the ftsE gene encoding cell division ATP-binding protein FtsE, translated as MIDFHNVTVSFFGDKKALNNISFKIKRGEFVYITGKSGAGKSTLLRLIYADLKPTSGVVLIAKKNLNYITESSIPYLRRNIGVIFQDFKLLEDYTVYENILIALEIFYLEKKDMENKIIPLLHKLDIYSKRNTLVKKLSGGEKQRVAIARALINEPIIVLADEPTGNLDPERAENTIKLLQDIARNGSTVIVATHDKHLIEKFPARTITLENGKIISDIEII; from the coding sequence ATGATTGATTTTCACAACGTAACTGTCAGCTTTTTCGGAGACAAAAAAGCATTAAATAATATTTCATTCAAAATTAAACGTGGAGAATTTGTTTATATTACAGGTAAAAGCGGTGCTGGTAAATCAACTCTCTTAAGATTAATTTATGCAGATTTAAAACCCACATCTGGTGTTGTTCTTATTGCAAAAAAGAATTTAAACTACATAACTGAGAGTAGTATCCCCTATTTGAGAAGGAATATTGGTGTAATATTTCAAGATTTTAAGCTGTTAGAAGATTATACCGTTTATGAAAATATTTTAATAGCACTGGAAATATTTTATTTAGAAAAGAAAGATATGGAAAATAAGATTATACCCCTATTGCATAAATTGGATATTTATAGCAAAAGGAACACTCTTGTTAAGAAACTATCTGGTGGTGAAAAACAGAGAGTTGCAATCGCAAGAGCACTGATTAACGAACCAATCATCGTGTTAGCTGATGAGCCAACCGGTAATCTTGATCCAGAAAGAGCTGAAAATACAATTAAATTATTACAAGATATTGCAAGAAACGGTTCTACTGTAATTGTAGCTACTCATGATAAACATTTGATAGAGAAGTTTCCAGCCAGAACCATTACATTAGAAAATGGTAAAATTATAAGTGATATTGAGATAATATGA
- a CDS encoding cell division protein FtsX, which yields MIKIIFLLQKGLKFFRRNFKNNLTSIISIMTILLLLNIIGTLIYSTNHFFNEISKIESIRIYLKNSDNDTVENIIKTLKKLEGISDIKYFSSKEAYESLKNNKEITEYIRLIPQDLFPEYIDTKIKDNFRDLNYIYKLKENIEQLSGVLKTSVGESWIISFAKIKFAINFFFIILVIFISLSVASIVYNMIKLNMYKFKREIKILSLVGATKSFIIVPIILSSILESIISFLFSGIIAFIIINFIINKSLLSLGIIFILLPPLSYLIIYFTIFIILISLFSYISASSFLKRSGSIYDL from the coding sequence ATGATAAAAATTATTTTTTTACTTCAAAAAGGTCTAAAATTTTTTAGAAGAAACTTTAAAAATAATTTAACTAGTATAATATCTATAATGACAATTCTTTTATTGCTAAATATAATTGGAACTCTGATATATTCAACAAATCACTTTTTCAATGAAATATCTAAAATTGAATCTATAAGAATATACCTTAAAAATTCTGATAATGATACTGTAGAAAACATTATAAAAACATTAAAGAAACTTGAAGGGATTAGTGATATAAAATATTTTTCAAGTAAAGAAGCTTACGAATCTTTGAAAAACAATAAAGAAATAACTGAATATATTAGATTAATCCCTCAAGACCTTTTTCCAGAATACATTGATACAAAAATAAAAGATAACTTCAGAGATTTAAATTATATTTACAAATTAAAAGAGAATATTGAACAGCTAAGTGGGGTTTTAAAAACTTCTGTAGGTGAATCATGGATTATTAGTTTTGCGAAAATAAAGTTTGCGATTAATTTCTTCTTCATAATTTTAGTTATTTTCATTTCATTATCTGTGGCATCGATAGTTTATAATATGATAAAGTTAAACATGTATAAATTTAAAAGAGAGATAAAAATTTTATCTCTTGTAGGTGCTACAAAGTCTTTTATAATTGTACCAATTATATTATCTTCTATCTTAGAATCTATTATTTCATTTCTTTTTTCCGGTATAATTGCTTTTATTATAATAAATTTCATCATAAACAAGTCATTGTTAAGTTTAGGAATTATCTTTATTCTACTTCCACCATTAAGTTACTTAATAATATATTTTACAATTTTCATTATATTGATATCATTATTTAGTTATATTAGTGCATCAAGCTTTTTGAAAAGGTCAGGCTCAATTTATGATCTTTAG
- a CDS encoding murein hydrolase activator EnvC family protein, whose amino-acid sequence MIFRIILIFVLIFQLCNVSAELIEEYDTTNKYLKEIKKEITKENHKLEIILKSKKSLQKKLSALNEHINRQKQLLSSINKKIEILNIEKNKLEKKIYDNEKVKESLKNKIKNFNIYLIDNQKYLKVKLLLFTKKYYDVKSALDLIEIVNSRLFELINKYQEITNKLNQLKEALNQKHKDLTNIRKLKLSVINKLENEILQKKQLLAIINEDETSIKQYLAVLKDKESELEKRFKSINKKLEKTGDKKIINSAFFKNKGKLIWPVEGKVVEFFGPKKIKGFKGIIYNKGIKIQVTGDGYVHTIFDGTVKYIDWVRGLGNIIIINHDRFFYTLYANIDEVLVAKGQQVKKGDKIGIIDVDLNNKSSYLYFEIRKESKAVDPLNWLEKRR is encoded by the coding sequence ATGATCTTTAGAATTATTTTGATATTTGTTCTAATCTTTCAACTTTGCAATGTAAGTGCAGAATTAATAGAAGAGTACGACACAACTAACAAATATTTAAAGGAAATAAAAAAAGAGATAACAAAGGAAAACCACAAATTAGAAATCATTTTAAAAAGTAAAAAAAGTCTTCAAAAAAAATTATCTGCATTAAACGAGCATATAAATCGTCAAAAACAACTACTATCATCAATAAACAAAAAAATAGAAATATTGAATATAGAAAAAAATAAATTAGAAAAGAAAATTTATGATAATGAAAAAGTAAAAGAGTCTTTAAAAAATAAGATTAAAAATTTTAATATATATCTTATCGACAATCAAAAATATTTAAAAGTTAAACTGCTGCTCTTCACAAAAAAATACTACGACGTAAAATCTGCGCTGGATTTAATAGAAATTGTTAATTCAAGATTGTTTGAATTAATTAATAAGTATCAAGAAATAACTAATAAATTAAATCAGTTAAAAGAAGCCTTAAACCAAAAGCATAAAGATTTGACAAATATAAGAAAACTAAAACTATCGGTTATCAATAAGTTGGAAAACGAAATCCTTCAAAAAAAGCAACTTTTAGCAATAATAAATGAGGATGAAACGAGTATTAAACAATATTTAGCAGTATTAAAGGATAAAGAGTCAGAGCTCGAAAAACGATTTAAAAGTATTAATAAGAAATTAGAAAAAACAGGTGACAAAAAAATTATTAATAGCGCATTTTTTAAAAATAAAGGTAAATTAATCTGGCCCGTAGAAGGAAAAGTTGTTGAATTTTTTGGACCTAAAAAAATCAAAGGTTTTAAAGGAATAATATATAATAAAGGGATAAAAATTCAGGTAACCGGAGATGGTTACGTTCATACAATTTTCGATGGAACAGTAAAATATATAGATTGGGTTAGAGGATTGGGAAATATTATCATAATAAACCATGATAGATTTTTTTATACGCTTTATGCAAATATAGATGAGGTTCTTGTTGCGAAAGGTCAGCAAGTTAAAAAAGGTGATAAAATAGGTATAATTGATGTTGATTTAAATAACAAATCGTCTTATCTTTACTTTGAAATAAGGAAAGAGAGTAAAGCTGTTGATCCGTTAAATTGGCTCGAAAAAAGGAGGTAA
- a CDS encoding S41 family peptidase: MSKKKILLFSVGTAVLLILSFTFIIFKINNVYAAKSSKYELLEKFTNVMSIVQENYVEKVDNERLINGAIKGMLQELDPHSNYFDKDTFKEFQIETKGEFGGLGITIGIKDNILTVIAPLEDTPAWKAGLKAGDKIIKINGKSTANITLEEAVKKLRGKPGTKVTITIFRKGVDKPFDVTITRAIIKIKAVKYKTIDDLGYIKLTQFKDKASNEVIAALKELKKKNIKGLIFDLRNNPGGLLNEAINVSSIFLPAGKTVVFTKDRDGKERHYRSSLLSYRDLDIPMVVLINEGSASASEIFSGAMKDYNRAIIVGKTSFGKASVQTIIPLNDGSAIKITTARYYTPNGHSIQNVGIKPDIIIPEGKIVVENDNHVIKEKDLEHHLDNDQLKQAGFNISDNETDIETELNNDLQLKVATNILKGLIKYGKKEKTNK, from the coding sequence ATGAGTAAAAAGAAAATTTTATTATTTTCTGTTGGTACAGCCGTTCTTCTGATTTTATCTTTTACATTTATTATTTTCAAAATAAATAATGTTTACGCTGCAAAAAGTAGTAAATATGAGTTACTAGAAAAATTTACAAATGTTATGAGTATAGTACAAGAAAATTATGTTGAAAAAGTTGACAACGAACGTTTGATAAATGGTGCCATAAAAGGTATGCTTCAAGAATTAGATCCACATTCAAACTATTTTGATAAAGATACTTTCAAAGAATTTCAAATTGAAACTAAAGGTGAATTTGGTGGACTTGGAATTACAATCGGCATCAAAGATAATATCTTAACAGTAATTGCCCCATTAGAAGACACTCCTGCATGGAAAGCAGGCTTAAAAGCTGGCGATAAGATTATAAAAATAAACGGTAAATCTACAGCAAATATTACATTAGAAGAAGCTGTAAAAAAGTTAAGAGGTAAACCAGGAACTAAAGTTACTATAACAATTTTCAGAAAAGGGGTAGATAAACCATTTGATGTAACAATAACCAGAGCAATAATAAAAATAAAAGCGGTAAAATATAAAACAATCGATGATTTAGGTTATATAAAGTTGACCCAATTTAAAGATAAAGCTTCTAATGAAGTTATTGCAGCTTTAAAAGAGTTAAAAAAGAAAAATATAAAAGGGTTAATCTTTGACCTTAGAAACAATCCAGGTGGTTTATTAAATGAAGCTATTAATGTATCAAGTATTTTCTTACCAGCTGGAAAAACTGTTGTTTTTACCAAAGATAGAGATGGCAAGGAGAGACATTATAGATCTTCATTATTGTCATATAGAGATTTAGATATCCCAATGGTTGTTCTTATCAATGAAGGTTCAGCCTCAGCTTCTGAAATCTTTTCTGGCGCAATGAAAGATTATAATAGAGCGATTATTGTTGGTAAGACCTCCTTTGGTAAAGCAAGTGTTCAAACAATTATACCATTAAATGATGGCTCAGCTATCAAAATAACCACAGCGAGATATTATACACCAAATGGTCACTCAATACAAAACGTTGGTATCAAACCAGATATAATTATACCAGAAGGTAAAATTGTAGTTGAAAACGATAATCATGTAATAAAAGAAAAAGACTTAGAGCATCATTTAGACAATGATCAGCTTAAACAAGCTGGTTTTAACATATCCGATAATGAAACAGATATAGAAACTGAATTAAATAACGATTTACAACTTAAAGTAGCTACAAACATATTAAAAGGGTTAATTAAATATGGCAAAAAAGAGAAAACGAACAAGTAA
- a CDS encoding divergent polysaccharide deacetylase family protein, whose amino-acid sequence MAKKRKRTSKKKSKKFAIPPAFIVGGIFFVLILLIILITVNIKVSKVKQDISRVEKNLTNVENIKKNLKAFFFDLEIDKSLIQQSVVKNGSSIVLIYKINSNNSDTLLYNLTNFLKHNNFQSISIKNDIISAKKGDILIQFKINKNPYTHTNDYSKNTNQNLKHNSKKMLAIIIDDCGNNLKLAKKLANIPYPITFSIIPHLKYSKETAEIARKFNKPVFLHLPMQPKSYPSTDPGMGAIYLNTPKSLIKIIIKKNVESIGKIDGANNHMGSALTESREKMFEVLNELKNYTDIFVDSHTSSKTVAYNVCKKLNMRCGLNNKFIDNIDDKNSIKEILYKSLSLFQKQDKVIIIGHLKENTIEVLSEELPKISKKNIKITNILEVVN is encoded by the coding sequence ATGGCAAAAAAGAGAAAACGAACAAGTAAGAAAAAGAGTAAAAAATTTGCTATTCCACCAGCTTTTATAGTTGGTGGAATTTTTTTTGTGCTCATTCTATTAATAATTCTCATAACTGTTAATATAAAAGTATCAAAAGTTAAGCAAGACATATCGAGAGTAGAAAAAAACTTAACTAACGTAGAAAATATTAAAAAAAATCTTAAAGCGTTCTTTTTTGACCTTGAAATAGATAAATCACTAATACAGCAATCTGTTGTAAAAAATGGTTCATCTATAGTTTTAATCTATAAAATAAACTCTAATAATAGCGATACATTACTTTATAACTTAACAAATTTTTTAAAACACAATAATTTTCAATCCATCTCTATAAAAAATGATATTATAAGTGCAAAAAAAGGGGATATATTAATCCAGTTTAAAATAAACAAAAATCCTTATACCCATACAAATGATTATTCTAAAAATACAAATCAAAATCTGAAACATAATAGTAAAAAGATGCTTGCCATAATTATTGATGATTGTGGCAACAACCTTAAACTTGCAAAAAAACTAGCCAATATCCCTTACCCAATTACATTTTCAATAATACCACACCTAAAATATAGTAAAGAAACTGCTGAAATTGCTAGAAAATTTAATAAACCTGTTTTCCTACATCTACCAATGCAACCAAAAAGTTATCCATCTACTGACCCAGGTATGGGTGCCATTTATTTAAATACTCCAAAATCATTAATAAAAATCATAATAAAAAAAAATGTAGAAAGTATTGGGAAAATTGATGGAGCTAACAATCATATGGGTTCTGCACTTACAGAAAGTAGAGAAAAAATGTTTGAAGTTTTAAATGAACTAAAAAATTATACAGATATATTTGTAGATTCTCATACAAGCTCAAAAACTGTTGCTTACAATGTCTGTAAAAAATTGAATATGAGGTGTGGACTAAACAATAAGTTTATTGATAATATTGATGACAAAAATTCAATTAAAGAAATATTATATAAATCATTATCACTTTTTCAAAAACAAGATAAGGTAATAATTATAGGCCATCTAAAAGAAAATACTATTGAAGTATTAAGTGAAGAGTTACCAAAAATTTCCAAAAAAAATATAAAAATAACAAACATATTAGAGGTTGTAAACTAA
- the tsaD gene encoding tRNA (adenosine(37)-N6)-threonylcarbamoyltransferase complex transferase subunit TsaD, whose amino-acid sequence MIVLGIETSCDETSMALYDANKQKVLASIISSQVDLHRNFGGVVPEIASRNHLIKLEDIYYQILKEANLTPKQIDLVGVTNAPGLIGSLFVGVAFAKGLAYGLKKPLIGVNHLAAHTLSTEIEHPNLKPPYLSLIISGGHTHIYYVDSAYNFTLLSHTIDDAVGECFDKVAKKLGLPYPGGPEIEKIAQDGDEKAIEFPIALKNSKNFSFSGIKTAVLNCIEENKYKVEDLAASFQYTIFRNLIHKLNLVIKELNIKNVVVTGGVSANGYLREKLTDYYKKSGITIYFPSKRLSTDNGDMIAYTAYKFYTKRVFMGLRETAYDVKPDID is encoded by the coding sequence ATGATAGTTTTGGGTATTGAAACATCTTGTGATGAAACTTCTATGGCACTGTATGATGCCAACAAACAAAAAGTACTTGCAAGTATAATTTCTTCACAAGTGGATTTACATAGAAATTTCGGAGGGGTTGTTCCTGAAATAGCATCAAGAAACCATCTTATCAAATTGGAGGATATCTATTATCAAATTTTAAAAGAGGCAAATCTTACCCCTAAACAGATTGATCTGGTTGGCGTCACAAATGCTCCAGGACTAATAGGTTCACTTTTCGTAGGAGTAGCTTTTGCTAAAGGTCTTGCATATGGTCTTAAAAAACCTCTTATTGGTGTCAATCATCTTGCTGCACACACTCTATCAACAGAAATAGAACACCCAAATCTTAAACCTCCATATCTTTCTCTAATTATATCTGGAGGCCATACTCATATTTATTATGTGGATAGTGCTTACAATTTTACACTTTTATCCCATACTATCGATGATGCTGTTGGTGAATGCTTTGATAAAGTGGCCAAAAAGTTAGGATTACCATATCCTGGTGGGCCAGAAATAGAAAAAATAGCCCAAGATGGGGATGAAAAGGCAATTGAGTTCCCCATTGCATTAAAAAACAGCAAAAACTTTTCATTTAGCGGGATAAAAACAGCCGTGCTAAACTGTATCGAGGAAAATAAATATAAAGTAGAAGATTTAGCTGCATCCTTTCAATACACTATATTTAGAAATTTAATTCATAAACTAAATCTAGTTATCAAAGAATTGAATATAAAAAATGTTGTAGTTACTGGTGGGGTTTCTGCAAACGGTTATTTAAGAGAAAAACTAACAGATTATTATAAAAAGAGTGGGATCACAATCTATTTCCCTTCAAAAAGGTTGTCCACAGATAATGGTGATATGATAGCTTATACAGCTTATAAGTTTTATACAAAAAGAGTTTTTATGGGTTTAAGAGAAACTGCTTATGACGTCAAACCAGACATTGACTGA
- a CDS encoding tRNA dihydrouridine synthase has protein sequence MTSNQTLTDKHIIEIIKKDKLVAAPLAGVTTPPFRKIVRKFFDGLIYTEMVSAEGLKRKVKATLDYIKIQPIDRPIFIQVFGSNPDTIYEAIKICEDLASPEGYDLNAGCPVKKVIKANAGSYLLKDLNNLTNIIKNMRKATDKPISVKTRLGWDYNSLVYKEILNMCENEGVDILTIHARTKTEMFSGDIHFDALSELATLKKNVTLIGNGNVVDKTSFDKMIETGVDAIMIGRAYMKAPWIFQAIKHNLDIHNFLTLKQKINILMELLTFEKSFRRNYIDFIRKYSVWFLKGYKGSTELRKKIYKINTEQEIVKTLEEFLEQNS, from the coding sequence ATGACGTCAAACCAGACATTGACTGACAAACATATTATTGAAATAATCAAAAAGGATAAACTTGTTGCTGCTCCACTTGCTGGTGTTACTACACCCCCCTTTAGAAAAATTGTAAGAAAATTTTTTGATGGACTGATTTATACTGAAATGGTATCTGCTGAAGGGCTTAAAAGAAAAGTAAAAGCTACTTTAGACTATATAAAAATACAACCAATTGATAGACCAATATTTATTCAAGTCTTTGGTAGTAATCCAGATACAATTTACGAAGCAATAAAAATATGTGAAGATTTAGCATCCCCAGAAGGTTATGATTTAAACGCCGGATGTCCTGTAAAAAAAGTTATAAAAGCAAATGCAGGCTCCTATTTATTAAAAGATTTAAATAATTTAACAAATATTATCAAAAATATGAGAAAAGCTACAGACAAACCTATTAGTGTAAAAACAAGACTTGGATGGGATTATAACTCTTTAGTTTACAAAGAAATATTAAATATGTGTGAAAATGAAGGTGTCGATATTTTAACTATTCATGCCAGAACCAAAACAGAGATGTTTTCAGGTGACATACACTTTGATGCACTCTCAGAACTTGCTACTTTGAAAAAAAATGTCACTCTAATAGGCAATGGAAATGTTGTTGATAAAACAAGTTTTGATAAAATGATAGAGACAGGTGTGGATGCCATAATGATTGGTAGAGCTTACATGAAAGCACCATGGATTTTCCAAGCTATTAAACACAATCTCGATATCCATAACTTTTTAACTCTAAAACAAAAAATAAATATCCTGATGGAACTTTTAACTTTTGAAAAAAGTTTTAGACGAAATTATATCGACTTTATAAGAAAATATTCTGTATGGTTTTTAAAAGGTTATAAAGGCTCTACAGAACTTAGAAAAAAAATATATAAAATCAATACTGAACAAGAAATAGTAAAAACACTGGAGGAATTTCTTGAACAAAACAGTTGA
- a CDS encoding HAD family hydrolase: MNKTVDTIIYDCDGVLFDSEEAVLAYYDFICEKFNLPKIKRNNHQDVKNALMKTNEEIIRMLTNDESLIEKILEFAKNMNFKRFLHLMKPEKNLKETLDKLYNKGYNLAVFTNRGHSLHYLLTHFDLDKYFKIKITSFDVTNPKPDPEGLFKIINYLNTTNDKVLYIGDTTNDLYAAKNAKVNFISFKNKLEDFPVIYDHLEIFNFI, from the coding sequence TTGAACAAAACAGTTGATACAATCATTTATGATTGCGATGGAGTTTTATTTGATAGCGAAGAAGCAGTACTTGCTTATTACGATTTTATATGTGAAAAATTTAATCTCCCAAAAATAAAAAGAAATAATCATCAGGATGTTAAAAATGCTTTGATGAAAACTAATGAAGAAATTATCAGAATGCTTACAAATGATGAATCTTTAATAGAAAAAATATTAGAATTTGCCAAAAATATGAATTTTAAAAGGTTTTTACATCTTATGAAACCAGAAAAAAATTTAAAAGAAACTTTAGATAAACTTTATAATAAAGGTTATAATCTTGCTGTTTTTACAAATAGAGGGCATTCACTTCACTACCTTTTAACCCATTTTGATCTTGATAAATATTTTAAAATAAAAATCACTTCTTTTGATGTCACAAATCCAAAACCAGACCCAGAAGGTTTATTCAAAATCATTAATTATTTAAACACCACAAATGATAAAGTTTTATATATTGGTGATACAACAAATGATTTATATGCAGCAAAAAACGCTAAGGTTAATTTCATATCATTTAAAAACAAACTTGAAGACTTCCCTGTTATTTATGACCATTTAGAGATATTTAACTTTATATGA